Below is a window of Mesomycoplasma bovoculi M165/69 DNA.
TCAAAATTGGCGAGATCTTCCTTTTTGTGGTTTTTCATAACGGAACATTTGTCCAAAATAAAAAAATTTTTTATTATCCAAAAAAAGTTTATTTTCAGCAATAGCTCGCATAACAGGAGCTGTACCTTCAGCTCTAAGTGCCATTGTCCGCTCTGAACGATCACTAAATTTATAAAGTTCTTTACTAACAAGGTCGGATTGTTTTCCTGATGTATAAAAAACTGTTAAGTATTCAAAAATTGGCGTGTCAATAAAATTAAAATTAAAATTACTAGCAAGCTTAAAAAATAAGTCTCTAGTTTTTAAAAAGAGTTCACCTTTTTGATTAAACAAATCATAGGTACCTTTTGGTCTTAAATTAGTTATTGTTTTCATTTTTTATTAATAATTATTTTTCAAAGTCGTTTATATTTGCAAAAGATTGTTCATAAACTTTTTGAACATTTCAAAATTTATTATCAATTCTTTTTTGTTTATGACGGTTACGAATAACCTCAAATTTAACAATTAATCATGGGGCAACAAAAGTTGAACTAGCTAAAATCACTATAAATCCTACAATCATAGCTAAAGAAAAACTCAAGTGAATTGATTGATAAGCTATTCCTAAAATAACAAAAATAGCTATTGCAATACCGAAAATTAAAAGTGATTTTTTAGCATTTTCTCTCACTGCTAATTGACTATGTTCTTTAATATCTTCTTTAGAATAAACTTGATGTTTTGGAATTCTACTTAAAATTTGTTTAATATTAGCAAAATAAGTAACCAAGTCATAACTAGAGTAAGCCGCAAGTGCTAAGAATGCAATCATAAATGGAGTGGAAATTTGAATTCTTACAATAACAGCTATTGCAAAAATCATTAGTAAATTAAAGGCAATTGTAATAATCAATGTTAAAGCAAAACTTCAGTTATAACGTAAAAATACAAAAATACCAATAAGTAGGAGACTAAGAGCAAGTGATGCAAAAACACTTTGAACAATATTGTTCGCTTGAACTGTAGTTATCGCAAATGAACTGACTTTAATATTGCTAAATTGAGATTGAATTTGTTTAATAATTTCTGAGGCTTGAGTATTTAAATTTTTAAAACTTTGAACTTCAATATTAAATGAGTTACCATCTGCAACAGTTGGCATAACTAAAATATTAGCATTTGATTGGTTGATGCCTTCATTATTATTCAAAAAGGCAAGAATTTCATCAACTTTTGATGAGTTAATTAAATCAAAAGTAGAATTTTTGCTTTCAATTAAAAAAGCAGTACCGCTTTGATAACCAATAGAAAAGTTTGCACCAAAAAAGTTGTGATTTGCTCCAGCAAAACTAATATAAAAAATTATAGCTAAAATTAAAATGGCAACAGGACTTCATTTTCCATATTTTAAAAACTTACTTACATCTAAACGATGAAAAATAGATTGATAACCACGACTAAATTTTTGTGAGGATTTGCTATGAATTCCTAATAAAAATGGTTTGTGTTGTAATCAATTATCTTTTAACAAAAATAAATTAACTCACCTAGTAAGTGTTGTTGAAATCACAAATGTGAATAAAGTGGCAAAAATTAAAATAATTGAAAATTCTTTAATTTCTTTAATGCCAAAAAAGAATGAAACAACTGCAAAAATAAAGACAACTATATGAGTGTCAATAATTGTAGATAGTGAAATTTTATTAGCATGACTATTTGATTTTAAAACACTTTGTCCCAAATACATTTTGCTTTTAAAAGATTCTAAACCAACAATTGTAGCTCCAACATTTAATAAAACAGCCACAAACATAGCCACTATTGCAAAAGGTGAAAATTCTGCACCTACTCCTACAATAAATAGTTGTAACACAAAAACAAAAAGTCCCATTGAAAATGTTGCAACAACACCTAAAAGTCGATAATAAATTATGAAAAATGTAGCAATACCTAACAATGAAATTGCTATAGCAATTCAAGCAATAATATATGCTAAATTAGATTTTTTTTCATTAATAAATGATGAACTAACTAAATCCAATTTAAAATCAGCATTAGAATAGTTGATGTTAAGAGCTAATTGAGTTGCTTGTTGTGAACTAAATTGACCACTAATGTCTAAATATTCTGAATTTTGAGAACCAAAAATAGGTATTTCGGAAATTAAATATTTTTTAGCATTAAATTGAAATTGTTTCAAAGCTGGTTGAAGTGTTTTATTATTGCCCAAATTTTTAGGGTTAGTTTCTTGATCAACATGAACAAATTTA
It encodes the following:
- the secDF gene encoding protein translocase subunit SecDF gives rise to the protein MKAKRFSIKKLFQLNSWKRFFIAIICALGLIAGASVVATNYISPKINRSVSYSGGAEVLVAVKNNDGSLPSAQKVIAADKQILNRLTGGTSLDGTRVTIEGKDQISIVRKGVYSPTSLKQLTDEIINKPTITVTDSNNNPLFLDGKFNADQSLDFSQADPQDWALKLKPGSAVAIPNPSRPQLNQVRVKFLNNNAQLEWTKATEYISKKPYGQNKILIWANLKGLINLAKTKFPEEWKASGENIYKFVHVDQETNPKNLGNNKTLQPALKQFQFNAKKYLISEIPIFGSQNSEYLDISGQFSSQQATQLALNINYSNADFKLDLVSSSFINEKKSNLAYIIAWIAIAISLLGIATFFIIYYRLLGVVATFSMGLFVFVLQLFIVGVGAEFSPFAIVAMFVAVLLNVGATIVGLESFKSKMYLGQSVLKSNSHANKISLSTIIDTHIVVFIFAVVSFFFGIKEIKEFSIILIFATLFTFVISTTLTRWVNLFLLKDNWLQHKPFLLGIHSKSSQKFSRGYQSIFHRLDVSKFLKYGKWSPVAILILAIIFYISFAGANHNFFGANFSIGYQSGTAFLIESKNSTFDLINSSKVDEILAFLNNNEGINQSNANILVMPTVADGNSFNIEVQSFKNLNTQASEIIKQIQSQFSNIKVSSFAITTVQANNIVQSVFASLALSLLLIGIFVFLRYNWSFALTLIITIAFNLLMIFAIAVIVRIQISTPFMIAFLALAAYSSYDLVTYFANIKQILSRIPKHQVYSKEDIKEHSQLAVRENAKKSLLIFGIAIAIFVILGIAYQSIHLSFSLAMIVGFIVILASSTFVAPWLIVKFEVIRNRHKQKRIDNKFWNVQKVYEQSFANINDFEK